One stretch of Cetobacterium sp. NK01 DNA includes these proteins:
- a CDS encoding HAD family hydrolase, translating to MKNIIKGVLFDLDGTVLNTQKMNIVPLQKLILEELGKIISYNDLIKYCAYPGKQTIKMLGFYNVETSYEKWVKYVNEFEEGATLYEGFKEVFKTLHQNGIKIGIASSKMKKQYEIDFIPTGLNIYIDCAVLAEDTLLHKPNPDPLLLGAKLLNLNPENIIYVGDTIADEAASKSAGMKFALASWGAFNLSEFNPDFILNKPQDIIKLMEKN from the coding sequence ATGAAAAATATTATTAAAGGAGTTCTTTTTGATTTAGATGGAACAGTTTTAAATACACAAAAAATGAATATAGTTCCATTACAAAAATTAATTTTAGAAGAATTAGGTAAAATAATTTCCTATAATGATCTTATTAAGTATTGTGCATATCCTGGTAAACAAACTATAAAAATGTTAGGATTTTATAACGTTGAAACTTCTTATGAGAAATGGGTTAAATATGTCAATGAATTTGAAGAAGGTGCTACTTTATATGAAGGATTTAAAGAAGTTTTTAAAACCCTTCATCAAAATGGAATTAAAATTGGAATTGCAAGTTCTAAAATGAAAAAACAATATGAAATAGATTTTATTCCTACAGGTTTAAATATATACATTGATTGTGCTGTATTAGCAGAGGACACTCTCTTACATAAACCAAATCCAGATCCATTACTTTTAGGAGCAAAACTCTTAAATTTAAATCCAGAAAATATAATATACGTTGGAGACACTATTGCTGATGAAGCTGCTAGCAAAAGTGCTGGAATGAAGTTTGCTTTAGCTTCGTGGGGAGCTTTTAATTTATCTGAATTTAATCCAGATTTTATTTTAAATAAACCACAAGATATTATTAAACTAATGGAGAAAAATTAA